From a single Sulfolobus sp. E5-1-F genomic region:
- a CDS encoding MFS transporter — MYKSTKLTFIRHFYKLIGRSSLMSSKLDEYLARIDRLPTWGLSYALLWALGIGYFATLYDAVSNLGYALPFIPFINAIQASIIVSVGLAGYIIGSIGLGIASDRIGRRPILVSTFALLCIGSLGMGLSTNYFILLVFRIIEGIGIGASLNLAMVYVAEFSPSMKRGKYANWIFISGWTAVGVGTVAAAFIVTLTPAVGWRVIFLIPGILSLITTVILAILSPESIRILIRKGKVQEVEKIVNKMEEVSMKRAKVESLPQPKIVHYEEIPSSSQLKILREPKYLKRLISLIVFWFFIYFIQYTSTGLGPTFVKVVVGFSSAQYAEYIRLSGFAAIGATIISFILLGVVERTDRRLLTQIGGIGFLVSSFVSTYLLLNKELITWFIAYFLLEFVVNPPYLAGYLMSSEAFPTAARSTGFAITDGIGHLGGVIGPLLLFPLIKIIGPLPAWVVLGLPVPFAAALLWFTIPKTVGVRLEEVNEAFKENTGR, encoded by the coding sequence ATGTATAAATCTACAAAATTGACTTTTATAAGACATTTTTATAAATTAATCGGCAGAAGTAGTCTCATGAGTAGTAAGTTAGATGAATATTTAGCTAGGATAGATAGGCTACCAACTTGGGGACTATCATACGCGCTACTATGGGCATTGGGAATAGGATACTTTGCAACGCTATATGACGCAGTGTCCAATTTAGGTTATGCTTTACCTTTCATCCCTTTTATAAACGCGATACAAGCTTCAATTATTGTTTCAGTAGGATTGGCAGGTTACATCATAGGCTCAATAGGGCTTGGCATTGCATCAGATAGGATAGGTAGAAGACCAATATTGGTATCCACATTTGCGCTTTTATGTATTGGAAGTTTAGGTATGGGTTTATCTACCAATTATTTCATACTTTTAGTTTTTAGAATCATAGAAGGTATAGGTATTGGTGCAAGTCTAAATTTAGCTATGGTTTATGTTGCAGAGTTTTCTCCCAGTATGAAAAGAGGAAAATACGCTAATTGGATTTTCATCTCAGGTTGGACAGCAGTAGGGGTAGGTACAGTGGCCGCAGCTTTCATCGTTACTCTAACTCCAGCAGTAGGTTGGAGAGTAATTTTCCTTATCCCTGGAATCTTATCACTTATAACTACTGTTATTTTAGCTATTTTGTCTCCAGAAAGTATTAGAATATTAATAAGGAAAGGAAAGGTGCAAGAAGTCGAAAAAATTGTAAATAAAATGGAAGAAGTAAGTATGAAAAGGGCTAAGGTGGAATCACTTCCACAGCCCAAAATAGTTCATTATGAGGAGATTCCATCTTCTAGTCAGCTTAAAATACTAAGAGAGCCGAAATATCTTAAACGCCTAATCTCGCTCATAGTTTTTTGGTTCTTCATCTACTTTATACAGTACACATCCACTGGCCTTGGTCCCACATTCGTAAAGGTAGTAGTGGGCTTTTCTTCTGCCCAGTACGCGGAATATATCAGATTGTCGGGGTTTGCAGCTATTGGCGCTACCATTATCTCATTTATTCTATTAGGGGTAGTAGAAAGGACTGATAGAAGGCTACTAACCCAGATTGGAGGAATAGGGTTCTTAGTCAGCTCTTTCGTATCTACATATTTACTTCTTAACAAGGAACTTATAACTTGGTTTATAGCATATTTTCTATTGGAATTCGTTGTTAACCCACCATACTTAGCTGGATATTTGATGAGCAGTGAAGCATTCCCAACAGCGGCTAGATCAACGGGCTTCGCAATAACTGATGGTATAGGGCATTTAGGTGGAGTTATTGGGCCTCTACTTTTATTTCCTCTAATAAAAATAATAGGTCCTTTACCAGCATGGGTAGTTCTAGGTCTTCCAGTTCCGTTCGCTGCTGCACTATTATGGTTTACTATTCCGAAGACGGTAGGTGTAAGACTTGAAGAGGTTAATGAAGCCTTTAAAGAGAATACGGGAAGATAA